In a genomic window of Aquila chrysaetos chrysaetos chromosome Z, bAquChr1.4, whole genome shotgun sequence:
- the NXNL2 gene encoding LOW QUALITY PROTEIN: nucleoredoxin-like protein 2 (The sequence of the model RefSeq protein was modified relative to this genomic sequence to represent the inferred CDS: deleted 1 base in 1 codon): MVDVFSGRLLVSRDGRSVDPEEALQNKVVGLYFSAGWCSPCRDFTPVLCDFYTELVEETQPPAPFEVVFISSDHSAEEMAGYMHAMHGAWLALLPFHDPYKHDLKKKYNITAIPKLVIVKQTGEVITDKGRKQIRDKGLSCFRNWLEGADIFQNFSS, encoded by the exons atGGTGGATGTGTTCAGCGGGCGGCTCCTGGTCAGCAGGGACGGCCGCAGCGTGGACCCCGAGGAGGCCCTGCAGAACAAGGTGGTTGGCTTGTACTTCTCGGCCGGCTGGTGCTCGCCGTGCCGCGACTTCACCCCCGTCCTCTGCGACTTCTACACGGAGCTGGTGGAGGAGACccagccccccgcccccttcGAGGTCGTCTTCATCTCCTCCGACCACAGCGCCGAGGAGATGGCGGGCTACATGCACGCCATGCACGGGGCCTGgctggccctg ctgcccttccACGACCCCTACAAGCA tgacctgaagaagaaatacaacatAACAGCAATTCCTAAACTGGTGATTGTGAAACAAACTGGAGAAGTCATTACTgacaagggaagaaaacagatcagAGACAAAGGCCTATCCTGTTTTCGGAACTGGCTTGAGGGTGCAGAtatctttcagaatttttctagCTAA